From one Saprospiraceae bacterium genomic stretch:
- a CDS encoding PD40 domain-containing protein, which translates to MKIRISLFTVILSISSVSAQQSLRLNPPPSTAEIFGKNFISTGISERDFALSPDGTEIFYTIQSPQGIFQTIVYCKKDKSGNWSQPEIAPFAGKFSDLEPAFTADGNKLFFSSNRPLSGSEIKDFDIWVVQKEKGIWGDPKNLGSPVNTKEDEFYPSIAHSGNLYYTAAYQNGIGKEDIFVSKWENGTYTAPVPLDTAVNSKSYEFNAFVSPEEDFIIFTAYGRKDDKGRGDLYMSVKDAAGHWQPAKNLSMLNTAKLDYCPFVSFDKKILFFTSERINIKNAYLEKPVKINKLRESFASPQNGGGDIYWISFDKIREQF; encoded by the coding sequence ATGAAAATCAGGATCAGCTTATTCACCGTGATTTTGTCTATAAGCAGTGTGTCTGCCCAGCAAAGTCTCCGGTTAAATCCACCTCCTTCGACCGCCGAGATCTTTGGTAAAAATTTTATCAGTACCGGGATCAGTGAAAGAGATTTTGCACTTTCACCGGATGGAACTGAGATTTTCTACACGATTCAATCGCCTCAGGGAATTTTTCAAACCATCGTTTACTGCAAAAAGGATAAAAGTGGAAATTGGAGCCAACCCGAGATAGCTCCTTTTGCCGGTAAATTCAGCGATCTGGAGCCAGCCTTTACGGCAGATGGCAATAAATTGTTCTTTTCGTCCAACAGGCCTCTAAGTGGATCAGAAATAAAGGATTTTGATATTTGGGTTGTCCAAAAAGAGAAGGGTATCTGGGGAGATCCCAAAAACCTGGGATCCCCTGTCAATACCAAAGAGGATGAGTTTTATCCATCCATTGCTCATTCGGGCAATCTCTATTATACGGCAGCGTATCAGAACGGCATCGGTAAAGAAGATATTTTCGTGTCTAAATGGGAAAATGGAACTTACACAGCACCGGTGCCTTTAGACACAGCTGTAAACTCCAAATCTTACGAATTCAATGCTTTTGTCTCTCCCGAAGAAGACTTTATCATATTCACAGCGTATGGAAGAAAAGATGATAAAGGACGGGGAGACCTGTATATGAGTGTAAAAGATGCTGCTGGTCACTGGCAACCTGCAAAAAACTTATCCATGTTAAATACGGCCAAGTTGGATTACTGCCCATTTGTAAGTTTTGATAAAAAAATACTCTTTTTCACGAGTGAACGAATCAATATTAAAAATGCTTACCTGGAAAAGCCGGTAAAAATCAATAAACTACGTGAGTCATTTGCCTCTCCGCAGAATGGGGGAGGGGACATTTACTGGATATCCTTCGATAAAATAAGGGAGCAATTTTAA
- a CDS encoding alpha/beta hydrolase, protein MKTNRYYLFFLFYLCIGPNSHAQENVLYGNNPEVGKYFDHAGTKIYYEIYGSGRPLILIHGNGGSIKSRADLISEFAKKYKVIALDSRCHGKSDCPPQYLTYEQMADDVYELLNHLRIDSALVWGHSDGAVIGLLIAIRHPEKIQKLLASGANLRPDSTA, encoded by the coding sequence ATGAAAACAAATAGATACTACCTTTTTTTTCTATTTTACCTTTGTATTGGGCCCAACAGTCACGCTCAGGAAAATGTCCTCTATGGAAACAATCCTGAAGTGGGAAAATATTTTGATCATGCCGGAACAAAAATATATTATGAGATCTATGGTTCGGGTAGGCCACTTATATTAATTCATGGCAATGGCGGTTCGATAAAAAGCCGAGCAGATCTTATTAGTGAGTTTGCAAAAAAATATAAAGTAATAGCATTAGATAGCCGCTGCCATGGCAAGTCAGATTGTCCCCCACAATATCTCACGTATGAACAGATGGCAGACGATGTATATGAGTTATTGAATCACTTACGCATAGACTCAGCGCTGGTCTGGGGCCATAGTGATGGTGCTGTGATTGGTTTATTGATTGCCATTCGTCACCCTGAAAAAATACAAAAATTGCTGGCCAGCGGTGCAAACCTGCGGCCGGATAGCACAGCCTAG
- a CDS encoding alpha/beta hydrolase, giving the protein MSSQAKKDSVRSKQFRLLVDQPNIPVADLEKIKSSVLIMSGDRDAIRNKHTLEIFEHIPKALLCILPGTTHFVYLDRKQWFTEILYDFFDNPPALTTTAELMMKAYGK; this is encoded by the coding sequence ATGAGTAGCCAGGCTAAGAAAGACAGCGTTCGATCCAAACAATTCAGGCTCTTAGTAGATCAACCTAATATTCCGGTTGCCGATCTTGAGAAAATAAAAAGCTCTGTGTTGATCATGAGCGGTGATAGAGACGCCATTCGCAATAAGCATACACTGGAGATATTTGAGCATATCCCCAAAGCTTTGTTGTGCATACTTCCGGGCACTACCCATTTTGTTTATCTGGACAGAAAACAATGGTTTACAGAAATATTATATGATTTTTTTGATAATCCACCTGCTTTAACGACTACTGCGGAACTTATGATGAAAGCCTATGGTAAATAA
- a CDS encoding SGNH/GDSL hydrolase family protein produces the protein MIMVSAKYAAIMKIILLIGLIIVVGATKPANFLHISSEKPYTGALKTILFVGNSLTYTNDLPKLVVAFGKENGVEIKTTILASPNYALEDHWNDGQVQKLLSKYKYDFVVIQQGPSSQIDGRRRLFDFGVKIKTLCDNTNTQLAFFMVWPAFSNIQTFDGVIQNYTDAALSTNSLLCPVGVLWKKYFQETGDYSFYGPDMFHPSAIGSKNAAKIIFETLFK, from the coding sequence ATGATTATGGTAAGTGCTAAGTATGCGGCTATAATGAAGATCATTCTACTTATTGGGCTGATTATAGTGGTAGGCGCAACCAAACCAGCTAATTTTTTACATATCTCTTCAGAAAAACCATACACAGGTGCTTTGAAGACAATTCTGTTTGTTGGAAACAGCCTTACTTACACAAATGATTTACCCAAATTAGTAGTTGCTTTTGGAAAAGAAAACGGTGTTGAGATAAAAACAACTATCCTGGCATCTCCTAACTATGCATTGGAAGATCATTGGAACGACGGGCAAGTACAAAAGCTTTTATCTAAATATAAATATGATTTTGTGGTAATTCAACAGGGACCTTCATCGCAAATAGATGGTCGCCGCAGGCTATTTGATTTCGGGGTAAAAATTAAAACATTGTGCGACAATACTAATACACAACTGGCTTTTTTTATGGTTTGGCCGGCATTCTCCAATATTCAAACTTTTGACGGAGTAATTCAAAACTATACAGATGCGGCCCTTTCGACCAATTCTTTGTTGTGCCCGGTGGGTGTGCTTTGGAAAAAATATTTCCAGGAAACAGGAGATTATTCCTTTTATGGTCCCGATATGTTTCATCCTTCAGCAATTGGTAGTAAAAATGCAGCAAAAATAATTTTTGAAACTCTATTCAAATGA
- a CDS encoding erythromycin esterase family protein, which translates to MKGSVVMLSFLLIFWTGRLTGQNLTSHQLIYLNNTVNTICNDTILSKSNWQSLKTAIKDKRIVLLGEPNHGSKEIFKLRNDLIRFLHNNAGFNTVLFESGIGELVAIDIDRSNLTDAQMTHGFFGSWRTSEFRDLMGYIKSSGMSIAGFDVQRTGSTFEPWLNTLASNKMLDIVHYKTLEDRYGLLQRKLTTRNIVYDSVYTTTQDLVKDYQHVYELMVKSRPVDTSKMFVLVLRTIVNRVIYLQYMLQFVKDGDWHSRWAARDLAMAENIKWLKEYIFKNEKLIVVAHNFHVARDNPNEQVMGAILAQAYSTPMYTVGVFAGTGEYADNTGNRIKLAPPDSTTLDIKHVIGSLPGFVGFLDVPKIKDETNDWLYRNITINDSFIDLAGSNSMVLAKQFDGLLFIKMISMPEP; encoded by the coding sequence ATGAAAGGATCCGTAGTAATGTTATCTTTTTTACTGATTTTTTGGACTGGGCGTCTGACAGGACAGAACTTGACATCCCATCAACTGATTTATTTAAATAACACCGTGAACACTATTTGTAATGATACTATCCTTTCAAAATCTAACTGGCAATCCCTTAAAACAGCTATTAAAGACAAGCGCATAGTATTGCTTGGAGAGCCTAATCATGGGTCAAAGGAAATATTTAAATTGCGAAATGATTTGATCCGTTTCCTTCACAACAATGCTGGATTCAACACGGTACTTTTTGAATCAGGCATTGGTGAACTTGTTGCTATTGATATCGATAGAAGTAATTTGACGGATGCACAAATGACGCATGGATTTTTTGGTAGTTGGCGTACCAGCGAATTCAGGGATTTAATGGGATATATTAAATCATCCGGTATGTCAATAGCCGGATTTGATGTGCAAAGGACCGGGAGTACTTTTGAACCGTGGTTGAATACACTGGCAAGTAATAAAATGTTAGATATAGTTCATTACAAAACTCTTGAAGACAGGTACGGTTTACTGCAACGTAAGCTTACAACCCGAAACATTGTTTATGATTCGGTTTATACAACAACACAAGATCTGGTAAAAGATTATCAGCACGTTTATGAGCTAATGGTTAAAAGCAGGCCTGTAGATACTTCTAAAATGTTTGTGCTTGTGCTCCGAACTATTGTGAACAGAGTTATTTACCTGCAATATATGCTTCAATTCGTTAAAGACGGGGATTGGCATTCACGATGGGCTGCGAGAGACCTTGCTATGGCAGAAAATATAAAATGGCTGAAAGAGTATATTTTTAAAAACGAAAAACTAATTGTAGTTGCCCATAATTTTCATGTTGCACGAGATAATCCAAATGAACAGGTAATGGGAGCGATCTTAGCGCAAGCTTATTCAACACCTATGTATACTGTTGGGGTTTTTGCTGGTACGGGCGAATATGCGGATAATACAGGTAATAGGATAAAATTGGCTCCACCTGATTCAACAACACTGGATATTAAACATGTAATTGGCAGTTTACCGGGTTTTGTTGGTTTTCTGGATGTACCGAAAATAAAGGATGAAACCAACGACTGGCTTTACCGGAATATTACAATTAATGATAGCTTTATAGATCTGGCTGGATCAAACTCTATGGTACTTGCCAAACAATTCGACGGCTTACTATTTATTAAAATGATTTCCATGCCTGAGCCCTGA
- a CDS encoding DoxX family protein — MKKFPFLPESSALTLLRIIPGLLLAAHGCIRLYAGTVNGFGEFLNSKGFIIGSAIAWGVTFFEIVGGILMAAGYFTRLIAPVFIFQLVMGIILVHAANGWFVVGYQSGGVEYSVLLITVLIVISARDSR; from the coding sequence ATGAAAAAATTTCCTTTCCTGCCTGAATCATCTGCACTGACCCTATTAAGAATCATTCCAGGCCTCTTACTTGCTGCTCATGGCTGCATCCGATTATATGCCGGGACTGTAAATGGGTTTGGCGAGTTTCTCAACAGCAAGGGCTTTATTATTGGCTCAGCTATCGCCTGGGGTGTGACATTTTTTGAAATAGTCGGTGGAATACTGATGGCAGCCGGATATTTTACCAGGTTGATTGCGCCTGTATTCATTTTTCAGTTGGTCATGGGCATCATATTGGTACACGCCGCGAATGGCTGGTTTGTAGTAGGGTACCAATCAGGCGGAGTAGAATATAGTGTTTTATTGATAACCGTATTGATCGTAATATCTGCCCGGGATTCCAGGTGA
- a CDS encoding endo-1,4-beta-xylanase, with amino-acid sequence MKFRSSLILLFTTSIVLVHAQYPGINEDIDHNRKGQLIIKARPGAKVVVEQLSHEFLFGAAISNGLAGDNWSAENQKQYREKFLLNFNSAVTENAVKWLSMEREQGKVNYTVVDGILAWAEANHIPLRGHNIFWGIEKFVQPWLKTMSNEELEKSLKDRAHDIAGRYKGRFIEYDLNNEMIHGNYYEQRLGHDITKKMAAWVHEADPTARLYLNDYDILTGKWLDKYMAQIRDLLSQGVPIAGIGVQGHLHGDTFDREALKRSLDSLAIFGLPIKVTEFNVPGQRSRYVQNDTAKMSPEQELQKASEIIDYYKICFAHPAVESILMWGFWAGANWIPESSLYRRDWSPTPAAAAYYKLIFQDWWTSTSGIMDRDGAAVIPAFYGTYRVSVDGVEKMVNLKKEKGVETVAF; translated from the coding sequence ATGAAATTCAGATCCTCACTTATTCTCTTATTTACTACTTCCATTGTGCTGGTGCATGCTCAGTACCCAGGTATCAACGAAGACATCGACCACAACCGCAAAGGCCAGCTCATCATCAAGGCCAGGCCCGGTGCCAAAGTAGTCGTCGAACAACTCAGTCATGAATTCCTGTTTGGTGCAGCGATCAGCAATGGCTTGGCCGGAGATAATTGGTCTGCGGAAAATCAAAAACAATACCGCGAAAAATTTCTCTTAAACTTCAATAGTGCGGTGACAGAAAATGCCGTAAAATGGTTGAGCATGGAGCGGGAGCAAGGCAAGGTCAACTACACTGTGGTTGATGGCATCCTGGCCTGGGCAGAAGCCAATCATATTCCACTCAGAGGGCACAATATTTTCTGGGGAATAGAAAAGTTTGTACAACCCTGGTTAAAAACGATGAGCAATGAAGAGTTGGAAAAATCGCTAAAAGATCGGGCGCACGATATAGCCGGCCGATACAAAGGACGATTTATTGAGTACGATCTCAATAACGAAATGATCCATGGCAATTACTACGAGCAGCGTCTGGGTCATGATATCACCAAAAAGATGGCGGCGTGGGTACACGAGGCTGATCCGACGGCCAGGCTTTATCTCAATGATTATGACATCCTGACTGGAAAGTGGCTGGACAAGTACATGGCGCAGATCAGGGATTTACTCAGCCAGGGAGTGCCCATCGCGGGCATAGGCGTGCAGGGGCATCTGCATGGGGATACTTTTGATAGAGAAGCGCTTAAGCGATCACTAGACTCGCTGGCTATTTTTGGATTACCGATCAAGGTGACAGAATTCAATGTTCCGGGACAGCGATCGCGGTATGTTCAAAATGACACCGCCAAGATGAGTCCGGAACAAGAACTGCAAAAGGCCAGTGAAATCATTGATTATTATAAAATCTGTTTCGCACACCCTGCCGTCGAGAGCATATTGATGTGGGGCTTTTGGGCAGGAGCCAACTGGATACCCGAATCCTCTTTGTACCGCCGCGACTGGTCACCGACCCCTGCCGCTGCAGCGTATTACAAACTCATCTTTCAGGATTGGTGGACGAGTACCTCCGGAATCATGGACAGAGATGGGGCGGCTGTCATTCCGGCATTTTATGGAACTTATAGAGTATCGGTTGATGGGGTGGAAAAAATGGTGAATTTGAAGAAAGAAAAAGGAGTGGAAACGGTAGCGTTTTGA